A genomic stretch from Desulfatitalea tepidiphila includes:
- a CDS encoding DUF58 domain-containing protein gives MVPADIIQKIKKVHIRTGRTVNTLMAGQYKSAFRGAGIEFEEVREYAPGDDVKSIDWKVSARLGRPFVKRYREEREMIVMLLVDLSASGRFGTQAAPKQAVAAETAAILAFNAIRNNDKVGAILFTDQVERYIPPQKGSGHVWRVIKEIFTHTPQHVGTDISGAVGFLGRVCRKRSVAFVISDFLLTGGNAVVDRQMRSVNRRHELIHILISDPGEFTLPEGGIVTVRELESGRLVRLDASHGPTRRRYEERRTEAHRHVKNEFKAANMDCIDISTAASTADVLARYFRVRERRRR, from the coding sequence ATGGTGCCAGCCGACATCATCCAAAAGATCAAGAAGGTTCACATCCGCACCGGGCGGACGGTCAATACCCTCATGGCCGGCCAGTACAAATCGGCCTTTCGCGGCGCGGGCATCGAATTCGAGGAGGTGCGCGAATACGCGCCCGGAGACGACGTCAAGAGCATCGACTGGAAAGTGTCGGCCCGGCTCGGGCGGCCGTTCGTCAAGCGTTACCGCGAAGAACGGGAGATGATCGTCATGCTGCTGGTGGATCTGAGCGCCTCGGGCCGCTTTGGCACCCAGGCGGCCCCCAAGCAGGCGGTCGCAGCCGAAACGGCGGCCATCCTCGCGTTCAACGCCATCCGCAACAACGACAAAGTGGGGGCAATTCTCTTCACCGACCAGGTGGAGCGCTACATACCGCCACAAAAGGGCAGCGGCCATGTTTGGCGGGTGATCAAGGAGATCTTCACCCACACGCCGCAACACGTCGGCACCGACATCTCTGGTGCCGTCGGCTTTCTGGGCCGCGTCTGCCGCAAGCGTTCGGTGGCCTTCGTCATCTCCGACTTTCTGCTCACCGGCGGCAACGCCGTAGTGGATCGGCAGATGCGCTCGGTCAACCGCCGGCATGAGTTGATCCATATCCTGATCAGCGATCCGGGCGAATTCACCCTGCCGGAAGGCGGTATCGTGACGGTGAGAGAACTGGAGAGCGGCCGCCTGGTGCGCCTGGACGCTTCCCACGGCCCCACCCGCCGCAGATACGAGGAGCGGCGCACAGAGGCTCATCGACACGTCAAAAACGAATTCAAGGCCGCCAACATGGATTGCATCGACATCAGCACTGCGGCATCGACCGCCGATGTGCTGGCCCGCTATTTCCGTGTACGGGAAAGACGCCGGCGATGA